A region of Streptomyces sp. NBC_01267 DNA encodes the following proteins:
- a CDS encoding ABC transporter substrate-binding protein — translation MRSQSRRRSRTLLARAAAGTLLISLVPGCWTGAGGAGSGANGANGAINVLMVNNPQMTELQKLTATHFTRETGIRVNFTVLPENDVRDKISQDFANQAGQYDVATLSNYEIPIYARNGWLHDLGPYASADRTFDQQDILPALRQSLTGDDKKLYGEPFYGESSFLMYRKDVFAKKGLTMPPHPTWTQVADLAARADGAQPGMKGICLRGLPGWGELIAPLTTVVNTFGGTWFDKDWKARLDSPAFEQAVEFYVRLVREHGESGAAQSGFAECLNDLTQSRTAMWYDATSAAGSLESASSPVKGKIGYVPAPVEKTDSSGWLYTWAWGIQKTAHHPDNAWKFISWASGKGYEELVGKESGWSDAPAGKRASTYADPAYRKASAAFGDVTLAAIRSARPNDPGVQPRPAPGIQFVGIPEFTDLGTKVSQEISAAIAGRRSVGSALAASQRLAAKIAKEYEGR, via the coding sequence ATGCGAAGCCAGAGCCGACGGAGGTCACGCACGCTGCTCGCGCGGGCCGCCGCGGGGACGCTGCTCATCAGCCTGGTCCCCGGTTGCTGGACCGGCGCGGGAGGAGCCGGGTCCGGCGCCAACGGCGCCAACGGCGCCATCAACGTACTGATGGTCAACAACCCGCAGATGACCGAGTTGCAGAAGCTCACCGCCACGCACTTCACCCGCGAGACCGGCATCCGGGTCAACTTCACGGTCCTGCCCGAGAACGACGTACGCGACAAGATCAGCCAGGACTTCGCCAACCAGGCCGGCCAGTACGACGTCGCGACCCTGAGCAACTACGAGATCCCGATCTACGCGAGGAACGGGTGGCTGCACGACCTGGGACCGTACGCGTCCGCGGACCGGACGTTCGACCAGCAGGACATCCTCCCCGCGCTGCGCCAGTCCCTCACCGGCGACGACAAGAAGCTCTACGGCGAACCCTTCTACGGCGAGTCCTCCTTCCTCATGTACCGCAAGGACGTCTTCGCGAAGAAGGGGCTGACCATGCCGCCCCACCCCACCTGGACCCAGGTCGCCGATCTGGCGGCGCGGGCCGACGGGGCGCAGCCGGGGATGAAGGGCATCTGCCTGCGCGGACTGCCCGGCTGGGGCGAACTGATCGCCCCGCTGACCACGGTCGTCAACACCTTCGGCGGCACCTGGTTCGACAAGGACTGGAAGGCGCGCCTCGACTCCCCCGCGTTCGAGCAGGCCGTCGAGTTCTATGTCCGGCTGGTGCGCGAGCACGGTGAGTCGGGGGCGGCGCAGTCCGGGTTCGCGGAGTGCCTCAACGACCTCACCCAGTCCAGGACCGCGATGTGGTACGACGCGACATCGGCCGCCGGTTCGCTGGAGTCGGCGTCGTCCCCGGTCAAGGGCAAGATCGGATACGTGCCCGCGCCGGTCGAGAAGACGGACAGTTCCGGCTGGCTCTACACCTGGGCCTGGGGCATCCAGAAGACGGCCCACCACCCCGACAACGCCTGGAAGTTCATCTCCTGGGCCTCCGGCAAGGGGTACGAGGAACTGGTCGGCAAGGAGAGCGGCTGGTCCGACGCCCCGGCCGGGAAGCGCGCGTCGACCTATGCCGACCCCGCCTACCGCAAGGCGTCCGCCGCCTTCGGGGACGTCACCCTCGCCGCCATCCGGAGCGCCAGGCCGAACGACCCGGGGGTGCAGCCGAGGCCCGCGCCCGGCATCCAGTTCGTGGGGATCCCGGAGTTCACCGATCTCGGCACCAAGGTCTCCCAGGAGATCAGTGCGGCCATCGCCGGACGCCGGTCCGTCGGTTCGGCCCTCGCCGCGTCCCAGCGGCTGGCCGCGAAGATCGCGAAGGAGTACGAGGGACGATGA
- a CDS encoding NAD-dependent epimerase/dehydratase family protein yields MPAPRTILLTGAAGGLGTLMRGLLPAYGYELRLFDAVPVEGEPTAITADLADKEALREAVRGVDAIIHLAGISLEASFDKILRANIEGTYNLYEAARAEGVGRIVFASSNHAVGWTPSPEGEVPLDPGALIPIDTPRRPDTYYGLSKCFGEDLAQLYWDKFGQETVSVRIGSCFAEPTSVRMLSVWMSPDDGARLFHAALTAGEVGHSVVYGSSANTRIWWDLSSARALGYEPRDDSEPYAAKLIAEQGELDPENPAHCHLGGPFLTDPPIWPH; encoded by the coding sequence ATGCCCGCTCCCCGCACCATCCTGCTCACCGGAGCCGCCGGAGGCCTCGGCACCCTGATGCGGGGCCTGCTGCCCGCGTACGGCTATGAGCTGCGCCTCTTCGATGCCGTCCCGGTCGAGGGTGAGCCGACGGCGATCACCGCGGACCTGGCCGACAAGGAAGCGCTGCGCGAGGCCGTGCGGGGCGTCGACGCGATCATCCATCTCGCCGGGATCTCCCTGGAAGCCTCCTTCGACAAGATCCTCCGGGCCAACATCGAGGGCACCTACAACCTCTACGAGGCGGCCCGCGCCGAGGGCGTCGGACGGATCGTCTTCGCCTCCTCCAATCACGCGGTGGGCTGGACGCCGAGCCCCGAGGGCGAAGTGCCCCTCGATCCCGGCGCGTTGATCCCGATCGACACCCCGCGCAGGCCCGACACCTACTACGGGCTCTCCAAGTGCTTCGGCGAGGACCTGGCCCAGCTGTACTGGGACAAGTTCGGCCAGGAAACCGTCTCCGTACGGATCGGCTCCTGCTTCGCGGAGCCGACCTCGGTACGCATGCTCTCGGTCTGGATGAGCCCGGACGACGGCGCCCGGCTCTTCCACGCCGCGCTGACGGCCGGGGAGGTCGGACACTCGGTGGTCTACGGCTCCTCCGCCAACACCCGTATCTGGTGGGACCTCTCGTCGGCGCGGGCCCTCGGGTACGAACCGCGGGACGACTCCGAGCCGTACGCGGCGAAGCTCATCGCCGAGCAGGGCGAGCTGGACCCGGAGAACCCGGCGCACTGCCACCTCGGCGGCCCGTTCCTCACCGACCCGCCGATCTGGCCGCACTGA
- a CDS encoding carbohydrate ABC transporter permease, whose product MTATAAPPAPRLLPPSGGRLRAWATRAPLLPALIFMVVVTQLPFVATVVISFFNWNALYPEARHFTGFANYSDVLTDPDLRRSVLTTVLLTAAVVLVSLVLGLVLALLLDRSFKGRGLVRTLLITPFLLVPVAAALLWKHVLYNPEYGLFNGLLHWVGGGGAPQPDWISRTPLLAVEAALVWQWTPFMMLILLAGLQSRSPELIEAARIDGAGSWQIFRHLTLPHLRRYLELGALLGSIYIVQNFDAVFTITSGGLGTANLPYTVYQAFYQAHENGLASAAGVLVVIGTIIVATFALRVVSSLFNEEASRA is encoded by the coding sequence ATGACCGCGACAGCCGCTCCCCCCGCGCCCCGCCTGTTACCCCCGTCCGGCGGCCGGCTCCGCGCCTGGGCCACCCGCGCCCCGCTGCTCCCGGCGCTGATCTTCATGGTCGTGGTCACCCAACTGCCCTTCGTGGCCACGGTGGTGATCTCCTTCTTCAACTGGAACGCCCTCTACCCCGAGGCCAGACACTTCACCGGCTTCGCCAACTACTCCGATGTGCTCACCGACCCGGATCTGCGCAGGTCGGTCCTCACCACGGTGCTGCTGACGGCGGCGGTGGTGCTCGTCAGCCTGGTGCTCGGGCTCGTCCTGGCGCTGCTGCTGGACCGCAGCTTCAAGGGCCGGGGCCTGGTCCGTACGCTGCTGATCACACCGTTCCTGCTGGTCCCGGTGGCGGCGGCGCTGCTGTGGAAGCACGTGCTCTACAACCCGGAGTACGGGCTCTTCAACGGGCTGCTGCACTGGGTGGGCGGCGGTGGAGCACCCCAGCCCGACTGGATCTCCCGCACCCCACTGCTCGCGGTCGAGGCGGCGCTGGTCTGGCAGTGGACGCCGTTCATGATGCTGATCCTGCTGGCCGGACTGCAGAGCCGCTCCCCGGAGCTGATCGAGGCGGCCCGGATCGACGGGGCGGGCAGCTGGCAGATCTTCCGTCATCTGACACTGCCCCACCTGCGGCGGTACCTCGAACTGGGCGCACTGCTCGGCTCGATCTACATCGTGCAGAACTTCGACGCCGTCTTCACGATCACCTCGGGCGGGCTGGGCACCGCGAACCTGCCCTACACCGTCTACCAGGCCTTCTACCAGGCACACGAGAACGGACTCGCGTCCGCCGCCGGTGTGCTGGTCGTCATCGGCACGATCATCGTCGCGACCTTCGCGCTCCGCGTGGTCTCGTCCCTCTTCAACGAGGAGGCATCCCGAGCATGA
- a CDS encoding DeoR/GlpR family DNA-binding transcription regulator — translation MSAEQRQREIVLAARQSGSVDVTELSVRLRVAKETIRRDLHALENHGLVRRTHGGAYPVESAGFETTLDFRTTMHVPEKRRIATAAAQLLGDAETVFIDEGFTPQLIAEALPHDRPLTVVTASLVTAGALAHAEQTTVLLLGGRLRSGTLATVDHWATRMLAGFVIDLAFIGANGISREHGLTTPDPAVGEVKAQAVRAARRRVFVGNHTKFGAAGFCRFAEITDFEAIVTSTLLPTSEAHRYSLLGPQVIRV, via the coding sequence ATGAGTGCGGAGCAGCGGCAGCGGGAGATCGTCCTGGCCGCCCGGCAGTCGGGGTCGGTCGATGTCACCGAACTGTCCGTGCGGCTGCGGGTCGCCAAGGAGACCATCCGCCGTGATCTGCACGCCCTGGAGAACCACGGCCTGGTCCGGCGCACGCACGGCGGCGCCTACCCCGTGGAGAGCGCGGGGTTCGAGACCACGCTCGACTTCCGCACGACGATGCACGTACCGGAGAAACGGCGGATCGCCACCGCGGCGGCCCAGCTGCTCGGCGACGCCGAAACGGTCTTCATCGACGAGGGATTCACCCCGCAGCTGATCGCCGAGGCGCTGCCGCACGACCGCCCGCTGACGGTGGTCACCGCGTCCCTGGTCACGGCGGGTGCGCTGGCGCACGCCGAGCAGACGACCGTGCTGCTGCTCGGCGGACGGCTGCGGTCGGGCACCCTGGCCACCGTCGACCACTGGGCGACCCGGATGCTGGCCGGATTCGTCATCGATCTGGCCTTCATCGGCGCCAACGGAATCTCCCGCGAACACGGCCTGACGACACCCGACCCGGCGGTCGGCGAGGTCAAGGCACAGGCGGTCAGGGCCGCCAGACGCCGGGTGTTCGTCGGGAACCACACCAAGTTCGGCGCCGCCGGCTTCTGCCGGTTCGCCGAGATCACCGACTTCGAGGCCATCGTCACGAGCACGCTGCTGCCCACGTCGGAGGCCCATCGCTACTCCCTGCTGGGGCCGCAGGTCATCCGCGTCTGA
- a CDS encoding carbohydrate ABC transporter permease, with the protein MKSPHSTGPKGAARTGGAALGLLAWLAGILFFLPVAWMALTSFHSEADAATNPPSLAASLTLDGYRDFFGAGGGATPWPALTNSAVASVVSTLCVLLLAMPAAYALSIRPVKKWTDVLFFFLSTKMLPVVAGLLPIYLFAKNTGMLDNIWMLVILYTSMNLPIAVWMMQSFLAEVPVAVIEAARVDGARLPVILTRIVAPISAPGIAATALICFIFSWNELLFARVLTGVVAQTAPVFLTGFITSQGLFLAKVCAASLVVSLPVLAAGFAAQDKLVQGLSLGAVK; encoded by the coding sequence ATGAAGTCCCCGCACTCCACAGGGCCGAAGGGCGCCGCCCGCACCGGAGGCGCCGCGCTGGGGCTGCTGGCCTGGCTGGCCGGGATCCTCTTCTTCCTCCCGGTCGCCTGGATGGCGCTGACCTCCTTCCACTCCGAGGCGGACGCGGCCACCAACCCACCGTCGCTCGCCGCCTCCCTCACCCTCGACGGCTACCGCGACTTCTTCGGCGCGGGCGGCGGCGCGACCCCCTGGCCCGCACTGACCAACTCGGCCGTGGCATCGGTGGTTTCGACGCTGTGCGTGCTGCTGCTCGCGATGCCCGCGGCGTACGCGCTGTCCATCCGGCCGGTGAAGAAGTGGACGGACGTGCTGTTCTTCTTCCTCTCCACGAAGATGCTGCCGGTGGTGGCCGGTCTGCTGCCGATCTACCTGTTCGCGAAGAACACCGGGATGCTCGACAACATCTGGATGCTGGTCATCCTCTACACCTCGATGAATCTGCCGATCGCGGTGTGGATGATGCAGTCCTTCCTCGCGGAGGTACCGGTCGCCGTCATCGAGGCCGCACGGGTCGACGGTGCCCGGCTGCCGGTGATCCTCACCCGGATCGTCGCCCCGATCTCCGCGCCCGGTATCGCGGCCACCGCGCTGATCTGCTTCATCTTCAGCTGGAACGAACTGCTCTTCGCCCGGGTGCTCACCGGTGTGGTCGCCCAGACCGCGCCCGTGTTCCTGACCGGGTTCATCACCAGCCAGGGACTGTTCCTGGCGAAGGTGTGCGCCGCGTCGCTCGTCGTCTCCCTGCCGGTGCTCGCCGCGGGGTTCGCCGCCCAGGACAAGCTGGTCCAGGGCCTCTCACTGGGAGCCGTGAAATGA